A stretch of the Lolium perenne isolate Kyuss_39 chromosome 3, Kyuss_2.0, whole genome shotgun sequence genome encodes the following:
- the LOC127344753 gene encoding amino acid transporter AVT6C isoform X2, which yields MGGRAGAAEPLLLPELSGGHSGGASVSGAVFNLSTSIIGAGIMSIPAAMRVLGVVPALVLIAAVAVLSDVSVEFMLRYTGWAPRGPPSYAGIMGDAFGRAGAAALNVFVAFTTAGTLVVYLIIIGDVMSGSAGAGEEHAGVLGELFGARWWTGREFVILVTVVAVLLPLVLLRRVDSLRYTSAVSILLAALFMLITMGITVYTIFSGTAKMPRMLPDFSRLSSPFELFTAVPVIVLAFTFHFNVHPIRAELSKASDMKSAVRISLVLCSAIYAAVGFFGFLLFGDDTMPDVLANFDRSSGTSGVPQALNDAARLSYALHLVLVFPLLHYSLRVNVDELLFPASRPLATDTRRFVALTAALMAGLYALAIAIPSIWTLFQYTGSTFAVCISLIFPGAIVLRDVHGIAKRKDKAMAATMIILAVITSSIAIASNIMSSIGGDAKVASYHVL from the exons ATGGGCGGGCGAGCTGGCGCCGCGGAGCCGCTTCTGCTCccggagctctccggcgggcacagCGGCGGGGCGTCGGTCTCCGGCGCGGTGTTCAACCTGTCCACGAGCATCATCGGCGCCGGCATCATGTCGATCCCGGCGGCAATGCGCGTGCTCGGCGTGGTCCCCGCGCTCGTCCTCATCGCCGCCGTAGCCGTCCTCTCCGACGTCTCCGTGGAGTTCATGCTGCGGTACACGGGCTGGGCGCCCAGAGGCCCGCCTTCGTACGCGGGGATTATGGGCGACGCGTTCGgccgcgccggcgccgccgcgctcAACGTCTTCGTCGCCTTCACCACCGCCGGCACCCTCGTCGTCTACCTCATCATCATCG GGGACGTGATGTCCGGGAGCGCGGGGGCGGGCGAGGAGCACGCCGGGGTGCTGGGGGAGCTGTTCGGCGCGCGGTGGTGGACCGGAAGGGAGTTCGTCATACTCGTCACGGTCGTCGCCGTTCTGCTGCCGCTCGTGCTCCTCCGCCGCGTCG ACTCACTGAGGTACACTTCGGCCGTGTCCATCCTCTTGGCGGCTCTGTTCATGCtcatcaccatggggatcacggtGTACACCATCTTCAGCGGCACCGCGAAGATGCCCCGGATGCTCCCGGACTTCTCCCGCCTCTCCTCCCCGTTCGAGCTCTTCACCGCCGTCCCCGTCATCGTCCTCGCCTTCACTTTCCACTTCAACG TGCACCCCATCCGCGCGGAGCTGAGCAAGGCGTCGGACATGAAGTCGGCGGTGCGCATCTCCCTCGTCCTCTGCTCCGCCATCTACGCGGCGGTGGGCTTCTTCGGGTTCCTCCTCTTCGGGGACGACACCATGCCCGACGTGCTCGCCAACTTCGACCGCAGCTCCGGCACCTCCGGCGTCCCGCAGGCGCTCAACGACGCGGCGCGCCTCAGCTACGCGCTGCACCTCGTGCTCGTCTTCCCGCTCCTCCACTACTCCCTCCGCGTCAACGTCGACGAGCTGCTCTTCCCGGCCAGCCGGCCGCTGGCCACGGACACGCGCCGGTTCGTCGCGCTCACCGCCGCGCTCATGGCGGGGCTCTACGCGCTCGCCATCGCCATCCCCAGCATCTGGACGCTCTTCCAGTACACGGGCTCCACGTTCGCGGTCTGCATCTCGCTCATCTTCCCCGGCGCCATCGTTCTCAG GGATGTTCACGGAATAGCCAAGAGGAAGGACAAGGCAATGGCGGCAACGATGATCATTCTGGCAGTGATCACGAGCAGCATCGCCATTGCCTCCAATATTATGAGCTCCATCGGTGGTGATGCAAAAGTAGCTAGCTACCATGTACTGTAG
- the LOC127344753 gene encoding amino acid transporter AVT6C isoform X1, with protein sequence MVSKNSSGPAGEASEEALLLPERGAGDPGGGASVLGAVFNVSTSVVGAGIMSLPATMRVLGVAPAVALIVAVALLSNVAVDFMLRYTRSRPSYAALMGGSFGRTGAALLNVFVAFNCVGTLTVYLIIVGDVMSGPASGGKGHAGVLPEWFGPHWWTGREAVLVAGAVILLPLVLQKRVDSLRYTSAVSILLAALFMLITMGITVYTIFSGTAKMPRMLPDFSRLSSPFELFTAVPVIVLAFTFHFNVHPIRAELSKASDMKSAVRISLVLCSAIYAAVGFFGFLLFGDDTMPDVLANFDRSSGTSGVPQALNDAARLSYALHLVLVFPLLHYSLRVNVDELLFPASRPLATDTRRFVALTAALMAGLYALAIAIPSIWTLFQYTGSTFAVCISLIFPGAIVLRDVHGIAKRKDKAMAATMIILAVITSSIAIASNIMSSIGGDAKVASYHVL encoded by the exons ATGGTGTCCAAGAACTCGTCGGGTCCCGCCGGCGAGGCATCGGAGGAAGCGCTCCTGCTGCCGGAACGCGGCGCCGGGGACCCGGGAGGCGGCGCATCGGTGCTCGGCGCAGTGTTCAACGTGTCGACGAGCGTGGTGGGCGCCGGGATCATGTCGCTCCCCGCGACCATGCGGGTGCTGGGCGTGGCCCCGGCCGTGGCGCTCATCGTGGCCGTCGCGCTCCTGTCGAACGTCGCCGTGGACTTCATGCTCCGGTACACGCGCTCGCGGCCGTCGTACGCGGCGCTGATGGGCGGCTCGTTCGGCCGGACCGGGGCCGCGCTGCTCAACGTCTTCGTCGCCTTCAACTGCGTCGGGACCCTCACCGTCTACCTCATCATCGTCG GGGATGTGATGTCCGGCCCCGCGAGCGGCGGGAAGGGGCACGCCGGCGTGCTGCCGGAGTGGTTCGGGCCGCACTGGTGGACCGGCAGGGAGGCCGTGCTGGTGGCAGGCGCGGTGATTCTCCTGCCCCTCGTGCTCCAGAAGCGTGTAG ACTCACTGAGGTACACTTCGGCCGTGTCCATCCTCTTGGCGGCTCTGTTCATGCtcatcaccatggggatcacggtGTACACCATCTTCAGCGGCACCGCGAAGATGCCCCGGATGCTCCCGGACTTCTCCCGCCTCTCCTCCCCGTTCGAGCTCTTCACCGCCGTCCCCGTCATCGTCCTCGCCTTCACTTTCCACTTCAACG TGCACCCCATCCGCGCGGAGCTGAGCAAGGCGTCGGACATGAAGTCGGCGGTGCGCATCTCCCTCGTCCTCTGCTCCGCCATCTACGCGGCGGTGGGCTTCTTCGGGTTCCTCCTCTTCGGGGACGACACCATGCCCGACGTGCTCGCCAACTTCGACCGCAGCTCCGGCACCTCCGGCGTCCCGCAGGCGCTCAACGACGCGGCGCGCCTCAGCTACGCGCTGCACCTCGTGCTCGTCTTCCCGCTCCTCCACTACTCCCTCCGCGTCAACGTCGACGAGCTGCTCTTCCCGGCCAGCCGGCCGCTGGCCACGGACACGCGCCGGTTCGTCGCGCTCACCGCCGCGCTCATGGCGGGGCTCTACGCGCTCGCCATCGCCATCCCCAGCATCTGGACGCTCTTCCAGTACACGGGCTCCACGTTCGCGGTCTGCATCTCGCTCATCTTCCCCGGCGCCATCGTTCTCAG GGATGTTCACGGAATAGCCAAGAGGAAGGACAAGGCAATGGCGGCAACGATGATCATTCTGGCAGTGATCACGAGCAGCATCGCCATTGCCTCCAATATTATGAGCTCCATCGGTGGTGATGCAAAAGTAGCTAGCTACCATGTACTGTAG